In the Flagellimonas sp. HMM57 genome, one interval contains:
- a CDS encoding discoidin domain-containing protein — protein sequence MSQLKNATVNTRNSTASALLFVLIFLCGLSLSAQNNLSSTATATSSGFDGENEPSLTIDGDATTKWVGKIGEDGQWLLVVLPGATEIVRAKISLVDGKGNAIPSFALQTYLNGFWEDEAIKENNTEKEVVFDFKKPLLTDRLRLSVTGAYKVTVSEFEIYGQDYVSKDATPVRKILVNQSGYNLGKPKRFTAPELKDGALFSVINHKTGKKEYQGKIKGGIGDFSEFNPLSDVEYQVAVDTSRSHPFRIGPFWLERVSYQNMMDFMAGARHYTGTTDEIMNLSWAWRDGDFFNWALQTLIAQYLSNPEAYKQMDSKISYVPNTKFPKDYEGKWGELKPYKETAPDIVKLIHWDVDVKISQELEHEHQKAELAHFLYAFPYLKEWLPQQNFEIVYKYLKRKWSKEAVRPGSTTKYDKSEGHNLFALKTKLGTTKGELPPGHSVIPNLMMYEVAKRQGDGDADSYFNAAYRQMEWMIAHLNWEDPITTKGQRMSEHMTMRAFAYFLNQYPKKAPSGLYEKVMDWAQIVVRRSNNMWDFRKYTDNEEWIPIGWNETGNVLGFPACALAAASIIKDGDLNKRLMQLVWSHFDNAFGRNPTGRHFSYDGPNEIEGVDLGWYSYHEGGIGRLSPVRFVFDGSPKTNHYPNYPAIGNYGWTEGWVQFNTAFNMSMAYLANSDIKIEVRQIDKKTLKIKLKAPINFNQGELAKARINMSLPNGDNTEVELVSEGKYATYLSGTIPIETGGATKNNVFLPLKKGDEVTVSYGYGYFEKVATLTIE from the coding sequence ATGTCGCAATTAAAAAACGCTACTGTAAATACTAGGAACAGCACCGCCAGTGCTTTACTTTTTGTATTGATTTTTCTTTGCGGTCTATCGCTTAGTGCACAGAATAACCTCTCATCTACAGCTACGGCTACATCTAGCGGATTTGATGGAGAGAATGAACCTAGTCTGACAATCGATGGAGATGCTACAACAAAGTGGGTTGGCAAAATTGGGGAAGATGGGCAATGGTTATTGGTTGTTCTTCCTGGAGCTACGGAAATAGTTAGGGCAAAAATCAGCCTAGTAGATGGTAAAGGAAACGCCATTCCGTCATTTGCACTTCAAACCTATCTCAACGGTTTTTGGGAAGATGAAGCCATCAAAGAAAATAATACCGAAAAAGAAGTGGTTTTTGATTTCAAAAAACCGCTGCTTACAGATAGATTGCGATTGTCTGTTACCGGAGCATATAAAGTGACGGTTAGCGAATTCGAAATCTATGGTCAGGATTATGTCTCCAAAGATGCTACCCCTGTTCGTAAGATTCTGGTAAACCAGAGTGGTTATAATTTAGGAAAACCCAAAAGGTTTACAGCACCTGAATTGAAAGACGGAGCGCTTTTTTCAGTCATCAATCACAAGACGGGCAAAAAAGAATATCAAGGAAAAATCAAAGGCGGTATAGGTGATTTTTCTGAATTCAACCCGCTATCCGATGTTGAATATCAGGTTGCTGTAGATACGAGTAGGTCCCATCCTTTTAGAATTGGACCCTTTTGGTTGGAAAGGGTTTCCTATCAAAACATGATGGATTTCATGGCGGGTGCAAGGCACTATACAGGCACAACCGATGAAATTATGAATTTATCATGGGCATGGCGTGATGGTGACTTTTTCAATTGGGCACTGCAAACACTGATAGCGCAATACCTGTCCAATCCCGAAGCGTACAAGCAAATGGACAGTAAAATAAGTTATGTCCCTAATACAAAATTTCCAAAAGACTATGAAGGCAAATGGGGAGAGCTTAAGCCATACAAAGAAACGGCGCCTGATATTGTAAAACTGATTCATTGGGATGTAGATGTGAAGATTTCCCAAGAATTGGAACACGAACACCAAAAAGCCGAACTGGCCCATTTCTTATATGCATTCCCTTACCTAAAAGAATGGTTGCCCCAGCAGAATTTCGAGATTGTTTACAAATACTTGAAACGAAAATGGAGCAAGGAAGCCGTAAGGCCAGGGTCTACAACAAAATATGATAAAAGTGAAGGGCATAATCTGTTTGCCCTGAAAACAAAATTGGGAACTACCAAAGGAGAACTGCCACCAGGACATTCGGTAATTCCCAACTTAATGATGTATGAAGTGGCCAAAAGGCAAGGAGATGGCGATGCCGATAGTTACTTCAATGCAGCATATCGTCAAATGGAATGGATGATTGCCCATTTAAATTGGGAAGATCCCATAACCACCAAAGGGCAACGCATGTCCGAGCATATGACCATGCGGGCATTTGCCTATTTCTTGAATCAATACCCGAAAAAGGCTCCTTCAGGGTTATATGAAAAAGTTATGGATTGGGCTCAAATTGTAGTACGTCGATCCAACAATATGTGGGATTTCAGAAAATATACGGACAACGAAGAATGGATTCCCATAGGATGGAACGAAACAGGAAATGTTCTGGGGTTTCCTGCCTGTGCGCTGGCCGCGGCCAGTATCATTAAGGATGGGGATTTGAACAAAAGACTGATGCAATTGGTTTGGTCCCATTTTGACAATGCTTTTGGAAGAAATCCAACGGGAAGGCACTTTTCCTATGATGGTCCTAATGAAATAGAAGGAGTGGATTTGGGGTGGTACTCTTACCATGAAGGTGGTATTGGGCGTTTGTCCCCAGTTCGTTTTGTTTTTGATGGTTCCCCCAAAACGAACCACTACCCCAATTACCCGGCAATTGGAAACTACGGATGGACAGAAGGCTGGGTACAATTCAATACAGCATTCAACATGAGTATGGCCTATTTGGCTAATAGCGACATCAAGATTGAAGTACGGCAAATAGATAAGAAGACCCTAAAAATTAAACTGAAAGCTCCTATTAACTTTAATCAAGGTGAGTTGGCTAAAGCTAGGATTAATATGAGTTTGCCCAATGGCGATAATACAGAAGTAGAATTGGTCAGTGAAGGTAAATATGCTACCTATTTAAGTGGAACTATTCCTATTGAAACAGGAGGTGCAACTAAGAATAATGTATTTCTCCCTTTAAAAAAAGGAGATGAGGTTACCGTAAGCTATGGATATGGCTATTTCGAGAAAGTGGCAACGCTCACTATAGAATGA
- a CDS encoding sodium:solute symporter family protein encodes MSQIDYITIIVFSLLIVGAGLAFRKSGTDMKSYFAAGGAVPWPISGLSLFMSFFSAGTFVVWGSIAYELGWVAITTQMAMCIGGFLVAYFIAPAWRKTNSLTTAEFVRKRLGEKSQKFYTYIILFLSLGYAGSFLYPVAKIINVSTGFPIDACVIVLGLLILLYTVVGGLWAVMITDVLQFVILTAAVIIVVYLSFQEVGGISQFVEKAPENFFDWTSGEYSWWFIVGFVVYSTIFIGGNWAYVQRYTSVKDTKSAKKVGLTFGWLYLLCPFIWMLPPMVYKVLNPQLSGLENEGAYLLMCKQVLPMGMLGLMLGGMVFATASSVNTTLNLAASVITNDIFRVIRPKASLKSTMFVAKLSTVLFGIGTIIVALLVPAAGGIVNVVLSIGALTGCALYGPPIWACFSKRHTGNSILWITIISLIINIGLKFLAEPLFGAPLSRANEMLFGAIQPLLFLAVYELFAWYKDKESEQYHEFKTMIGVTQVVDIEESEQNTFGLKVLGVTLAMVGILVMVLGSIAKESRGIVLTVGLIILIVSAFIHPKMKIKTLLKHNQ; translated from the coding sequence ATGAGCCAAATAGACTATATCACCATCATTGTGTTTTCGCTTCTCATTGTAGGGGCCGGTTTGGCTTTTCGTAAGAGCGGTACAGATATGAAATCCTATTTTGCGGCAGGTGGAGCTGTTCCATGGCCTATTAGTGGGCTGTCACTGTTTATGAGTTTTTTCTCAGCAGGTACTTTTGTGGTTTGGGGTTCCATTGCCTATGAGTTGGGATGGGTTGCTATTACTACCCAAATGGCGATGTGTATTGGAGGATTTTTGGTAGCCTATTTCATAGCACCTGCTTGGCGAAAAACAAATAGCCTTACCACTGCCGAATTTGTGAGGAAACGTTTGGGTGAAAAAAGCCAGAAATTTTATACTTATATCATCCTCTTTTTGTCCTTGGGATATGCAGGTTCCTTCCTTTATCCTGTTGCAAAGATCATCAATGTATCCACAGGTTTTCCAATTGATGCTTGCGTTATCGTTTTAGGACTACTGATTCTCTTGTACACTGTAGTGGGTGGGTTGTGGGCAGTTATGATTACGGATGTGTTACAGTTTGTCATTTTGACCGCTGCTGTGATTATTGTAGTCTATTTGTCCTTTCAAGAAGTTGGAGGAATCAGTCAATTTGTAGAGAAAGCCCCTGAAAATTTCTTTGATTGGACGAGTGGAGAGTATTCGTGGTGGTTCATTGTTGGTTTTGTGGTCTATAGTACCATTTTTATAGGAGGGAATTGGGCTTACGTACAACGATATACTAGCGTAAAAGATACGAAAAGTGCCAAAAAAGTGGGACTCACCTTTGGATGGCTATATCTGCTGTGCCCATTTATTTGGATGTTGCCCCCAATGGTCTATAAAGTGTTGAACCCGCAACTGAGTGGGCTTGAAAACGAAGGCGCTTACCTTTTAATGTGTAAACAAGTGCTTCCAATGGGTATGTTGGGATTGATGCTAGGTGGAATGGTCTTTGCCACCGCAAGCTCTGTCAATACAACTCTGAATTTAGCGGCCTCAGTAATCACCAATGACATTTTCAGGGTCATACGGCCCAAAGCATCTCTTAAATCAACCATGTTTGTGGCTAAGCTATCCACTGTTTTGTTCGGTATCGGAACCATAATAGTGGCCCTATTGGTTCCCGCAGCAGGTGGTATTGTGAATGTCGTATTGAGTATTGGTGCTTTAACTGGATGTGCCTTGTACGGACCACCGATATGGGCCTGTTTTTCAAAACGGCATACAGGCAATTCCATCTTATGGATAACGATTATAAGTCTGATTATCAATATAGGCTTGAAATTTCTTGCAGAACCTCTGTTCGGTGCACCGTTATCAAGGGCTAATGAGATGTTGTTCGGGGCCATTCAACCACTATTGTTTTTGGCTGTATATGAGCTATTTGCATGGTATAAAGACAAAGAAAGCGAACAATACCATGAGTTTAAAACGATGATTGGAGTTACCCAAGTGGTGGATATTGAAGAGAGTGAACAGAATACTTTTGGATTGAAGGTTTTGGGTGTCACTTTGGCCATGGTAGGAATCTTGGTGATGGTACTTGGAAGCATAGCAAAAGAATCTCGGGGAATCGTTTTGACTGTAGGTTTGATAATACTGATAGTATCGGCTTTTATCCATCCAAAAATGAAAATAAAGACACTTTTAAAACATAATCAATGA
- a CDS encoding FAD-dependent oxidoreductase, producing MKVVLVQDRPVLGGNSSSEVRLWALGATSHMGNNNRWSREGGFINEVLLDNLYRNKEGNPLVFDTILLEKVYEESNIQLLLNTAVYDVTKSDDKNIGQVKAFCSQNSTTYILKAPLFCDASGDGIVAFKAGASFRMGAETAEEFDEQFAPNIEDYGNLLGHSLYFYSKDVGKPVEYVPPSFAIDNAGELPRIKNYQLNEHGCKLWWVEYGGRLDTVHQSEEIKFELWKVVYGIWDYVKNSGKYPEAENLTLEWVGTIPGKRESRRFEGDFVLTQKDIIEQRDYYDSVAFGGWAMDLHPADGVYSEHNSCTQWHSKGVYSIPYRCYYSKDIENLFFAGRIISASHVAFGSSRVMLTCAHGAQAVGKAAAICIKNNWLPRVLSEEEKIGMLQMELNRDGQSIPRLETEDSQDLAQSASLVASSELSLSTMNSSKEWQALTVSTAQLLPLKSNTKYSFTGKLRAKENTTVTITLKHSSSKKHYTPDVELESKSFQLHESEQEITFTSEKELDSDGYVYLCFMKNEVVEIALSDERFSGVMTVQHKVNPAVSNYGIQEPPEGIGVDTFEFWTPQRFPKGKNLALDITPPIQGFFTENLKNQQLRPTSCGNTNVWLSDIDDKNPKLSLQWDKKQTIGRIKLFFDSDYDNALESILMTHPKSVTTFMQSDYEIHDAEGNVIFSKNNNYQAINTIELDNPIQTDAISVVFKKSEKHIPVALFKVAVYPS from the coding sequence TTGAAAGTTGTTTTGGTCCAGGATAGGCCTGTTTTGGGGGGAAACTCCTCAAGTGAGGTAAGGCTTTGGGCATTGGGAGCAACATCCCACATGGGCAACAACAATAGATGGTCCCGTGAAGGAGGATTTATCAATGAAGTTTTATTGGATAACCTCTATCGTAACAAAGAAGGAAACCCACTTGTTTTTGATACGATTTTGCTTGAAAAAGTTTATGAAGAGTCCAACATACAGTTGTTGCTGAATACAGCTGTTTACGATGTAACGAAATCGGATGATAAAAATATCGGACAGGTTAAAGCATTTTGTAGCCAAAACTCCACAACATATATATTGAAAGCACCGCTTTTCTGTGATGCTTCGGGTGATGGAATCGTGGCCTTTAAGGCAGGAGCTTCATTTCGTATGGGTGCTGAAACTGCGGAAGAATTTGATGAGCAATTTGCCCCAAACATTGAGGACTATGGAAATCTATTAGGGCACTCACTCTATTTTTATTCCAAAGATGTAGGTAAACCTGTTGAATACGTACCGCCTTCATTTGCGATAGACAATGCTGGAGAATTACCACGTATAAAAAACTATCAACTTAACGAGCATGGTTGTAAACTTTGGTGGGTAGAATATGGTGGACGATTGGATACAGTGCATCAGTCAGAAGAAATAAAATTTGAGCTCTGGAAGGTTGTCTACGGTATTTGGGACTATGTAAAGAATAGCGGTAAGTATCCCGAAGCGGAAAACCTCACATTGGAATGGGTAGGAACTATTCCAGGAAAAAGAGAAAGTAGAAGGTTCGAGGGAGACTTTGTGCTGACCCAAAAAGATATTATTGAGCAACGGGATTATTATGATAGCGTGGCTTTTGGGGGCTGGGCCATGGACCTTCACCCTGCTGATGGTGTATACAGTGAGCATAATTCCTGTACCCAATGGCATAGTAAAGGAGTGTATTCCATTCCCTATCGATGCTATTACAGCAAAGACATTGAGAACCTTTTCTTTGCAGGAAGAATTATCAGTGCGTCACACGTAGCATTCGGTTCATCAAGAGTAATGCTCACCTGTGCCCATGGTGCACAGGCAGTCGGTAAAGCGGCTGCAATTTGTATCAAAAATAATTGGTTGCCTAGAGTGTTGTCCGAAGAAGAGAAGATCGGCATGCTACAAATGGAGTTGAATCGGGATGGCCAAAGTATTCCTAGATTGGAAACCGAAGATTCACAAGATTTAGCCCAGTCTGCCTCATTGGTGGCTTCCTCGGAACTAAGTTTGAGTACAATGAACAGTTCGAAAGAATGGCAAGCACTCACGGTAAGTACTGCACAGTTGTTACCATTGAAATCAAACACGAAATATAGCTTCACAGGTAAATTACGAGCAAAAGAAAATACAACAGTAACCATAACATTAAAGCATAGTTCATCTAAAAAGCACTATACTCCTGATGTGGAATTGGAATCCAAAAGCTTTCAGTTGCATGAAAGCGAACAGGAAATCACGTTCACAAGCGAAAAGGAATTGGATTCTGACGGCTATGTCTACCTATGTTTCATGAAGAATGAAGTAGTGGAAATAGCGTTGTCAGATGAAAGATTTTCGGGAGTTATGACCGTGCAGCATAAGGTGAATCCGGCCGTATCAAACTATGGAATACAAGAACCGCCTGAAGGTATCGGGGTTGATACCTTTGAATTCTGGACCCCGCAAAGATTTCCAAAAGGAAAAAACTTGGCTCTGGACATTACCCCTCCAATACAAGGCTTTTTTACGGAAAATCTAAAGAATCAGCAGTTGAGGCCAACCTCATGCGGAAATACAAACGTATGGCTGTCTGACATTGATGATAAAAACCCAAAACTCAGTTTGCAATGGGACAAAAAACAGACCATAGGGCGAATTAAACTCTTTTTCGATTCGGACTATGACAATGCGCTCGAATCCATTTTAATGACGCATCCAAAGTCTGTCACCACATTTATGCAATCTGATTATGAAATACATGATGCCGAGGGAAATGTGATTTTTTCAAAAAATAATAATTACCAAGCCATCAATACCATCGAACTGGACAATCCTATCCAGACAGATGCGATTTCTGTAGTGTTTAAGAAAAGTGAAAAACACATACCCGTTGCATTGTTTAAGGTTGCCGTATACCCTTCTTAG
- a CDS encoding glycoside hydrolase family protein, which produces MISSDYKKRIVVNRNLFGLKGIFLVCLLVACGQKENELNLGAMVQPVSDNHIKISQDYHIWGASVVKGYDGKYHMYYSRWKYELGHMGWVTDSEIAYAVADKAEGPYVDVNVALPARGKAFWDGTTTHNPNIIKVDGQYYLYYMGTTSSVEAVQPTSMKNKDWWIYRNNQRIGVAWSDKPEGPWNRFDEPVIDIDKDPKALDALAVNNPAVNIGPDGKIFAVYKVVAKTDDWKPVDMENNDTWHASKGGRVRFLAAFADSPLGPFTKHEEPIFELKESEDGHMFAEDPYVWSQDGKYYALVTDIKGLFTGDTGAIALMESDNGYDWVQSKYPLVVPGKILKADGTRTEYKIERPQLLVEDGTPTFLFGALGITVDGVHRGHACNLRIPLNSSK; this is translated from the coding sequence ATGATTAGTAGTGATTACAAAAAGCGTATCGTGGTAAACCGTAACCTATTTGGCCTAAAAGGTATTTTTCTTGTTTGTCTACTTGTAGCTTGTGGTCAGAAAGAAAATGAGCTCAACCTAGGGGCCATGGTGCAACCAGTTTCAGACAATCATATAAAGATTAGTCAGGATTATCATATTTGGGGAGCCTCGGTAGTCAAGGGATACGATGGTAAATACCATATGTATTATTCCAGATGGAAATATGAGTTGGGGCATATGGGTTGGGTTACTGATTCAGAGATTGCTTATGCGGTAGCTGATAAAGCTGAAGGACCTTACGTAGATGTGAATGTGGCATTACCTGCAAGAGGGAAAGCGTTTTGGGACGGAACTACGACACACAACCCCAATATCATTAAAGTTGATGGACAGTACTACCTATACTACATGGGCACGACTTCTTCGGTGGAAGCGGTACAACCCACTTCCATGAAGAACAAAGACTGGTGGATATATAGGAATAATCAAAGAATTGGGGTAGCATGGTCAGATAAACCGGAAGGTCCATGGAACAGATTTGATGAACCTGTTATTGACATTGATAAAGATCCAAAAGCTCTTGATGCACTTGCAGTGAACAATCCTGCAGTGAACATAGGTCCAGATGGGAAAATATTCGCTGTGTACAAAGTGGTTGCAAAGACCGACGATTGGAAACCAGTGGACATGGAAAACAATGATACTTGGCATGCTTCCAAAGGTGGTCGTGTACGTTTTCTTGCTGCTTTCGCCGATAGTCCACTTGGACCATTTACCAAGCATGAAGAACCCATTTTTGAACTGAAAGAATCAGAAGATGGTCACATGTTTGCCGAAGACCCCTACGTATGGAGTCAGGACGGAAAATACTATGCTCTTGTGACCGATATAAAAGGTCTATTTACAGGGGATACCGGGGCTATTGCATTGATGGAATCGGATAATGGATACGATTGGGTACAATCAAAATATCCTTTGGTAGTGCCTGGAAAAATACTCAAGGCTGATGGTACCAGAACCGAGTATAAAATTGAACGACCACAGTTATTGGTCGAAGATGGTACCCCAACGTTCCTTTTTGGCGCATTAGGTATCACGGTTGATGGAGTGCACAGGGGACATGCCTGCAACTTGAGGATTCCATTGAACAGTTCAAAATAA
- a CDS encoding alpha-xylosidase, translating to MRIYIKQISATVIIAIISILSVNAQIPGYKLVNEPVDISSDFFDFQNTYYFADSLASFDPKTGIGEINYKRHEYKTRIAFNNMLGVLKPVTPNEFPDAEYPASPNKAFALEFVSDRAVRLKVYSGVDATPDESSLMLVNGTVPKAKPWKYTYKSGEHTYASKHAKLVISVYPWKVSLYDNKGKLLTSTSHHVDHAENTYTPVMPFSFVQRATDYSRSFNAAFSLSPNEKIYGCGESYTEFNKRGSKVVLFSDDANGVQNESNYKPIPFFMSSRGYGMFMHTSSPITCDFGRYFSGVNALMVGDETLDLFIFIGDPKEVLNEYTDLTGKAQMPPLWSFGFWMSRISYASEEEGRAVAKNLRKHKIPSDVIHFDTNWFEEDWRCDYKFSENRFDDSEGMIADFDKDGFKTCLWQLPYFVPHNKLFDEIVGNGLHVKNGKGNVPYNDAVLDFSNPKTVEWYQGKIGRLLELGVGAIKVDFGEAAPYTGIYASGKTGFYEHNLYPLRYNKAVAEITQEIKGEQIMWARSAWAGSQRYPVHWGGDPANTNTAMAATLRGGLSIGLSGFSFWSHDIGGFVHPCPEDLYRRWTPFGMLTSHTRSHGFPPTEPWEYGEPFLSQFRNAANMRYQLMPYIYAQAKKCTETGLPMMRALFVEFPDDPGTWLVDDEYLFGEDILVAPLFEEIKERSIYLPEGKWIDYQTGKVYDKGWHTITAGEIPVVMLVRDNTIIPHIKLAQSTKFMDWSKIDLKVYSTGGANSNGDICLPEDDKLIEISATKSENSWTLNKNGVNTKFKIIQ from the coding sequence ATGAGAATCTACATAAAACAAATTAGTGCGACAGTTATTATTGCCATTATTTCAATATTAAGTGTCAATGCTCAAATTCCGGGATACAAATTGGTAAACGAACCTGTTGATATCAGTTCCGACTTTTTTGATTTTCAGAATACCTACTATTTTGCAGATAGTTTGGCCTCTTTTGACCCTAAAACGGGTATTGGGGAAATCAACTACAAACGCCATGAGTACAAAACAAGAATAGCGTTCAACAATATGCTGGGCGTTTTGAAGCCTGTTACGCCCAATGAATTTCCTGATGCAGAGTACCCAGCATCGCCCAACAAGGCATTTGCCCTTGAATTCGTGTCGGATAGAGCGGTACGATTGAAAGTATACAGTGGAGTTGATGCAACTCCGGACGAATCTTCATTGATGTTGGTCAATGGTACCGTGCCTAAGGCAAAACCATGGAAATACACATATAAATCTGGTGAGCACACCTATGCGAGCAAGCATGCGAAACTGGTTATTTCTGTATACCCATGGAAGGTGTCACTCTATGATAATAAAGGAAAATTACTTACTTCAACCAGTCATCATGTGGACCATGCAGAGAATACCTACACGCCCGTAATGCCTTTTTCCTTTGTACAACGAGCAACGGACTATTCGCGAAGCTTTAATGCTGCTTTTTCACTTTCGCCCAACGAGAAGATTTATGGATGTGGGGAATCCTATACCGAATTCAATAAAAGAGGAAGCAAAGTAGTATTGTTTTCTGATGATGCCAATGGTGTTCAGAATGAATCGAACTACAAACCTATTCCTTTTTTTATGAGTAGTCGGGGGTATGGCATGTTCATGCATACGTCTTCGCCCATTACTTGTGATTTTGGCAGATATTTTAGCGGTGTCAATGCGTTGATGGTCGGTGATGAGACTTTGGATTTGTTCATTTTCATCGGAGATCCTAAAGAAGTACTTAATGAGTACACTGATCTCACTGGAAAGGCCCAAATGCCACCACTGTGGTCCTTTGGGTTTTGGATGAGCCGTATTTCTTACGCCAGTGAAGAGGAAGGTCGTGCCGTTGCAAAAAATCTGCGTAAGCATAAGATACCAAGCGATGTGATTCATTTCGACACGAATTGGTTCGAAGAAGATTGGCGATGTGATTATAAATTTTCAGAGAATCGTTTCGATGATTCGGAGGGCATGATCGCTGATTTCGATAAAGATGGATTCAAAACATGCCTATGGCAGCTTCCGTATTTTGTGCCTCACAATAAACTGTTCGATGAAATTGTAGGTAATGGCCTTCATGTAAAAAATGGAAAAGGAAATGTGCCTTACAATGATGCCGTGCTGGATTTTTCCAATCCCAAAACTGTGGAATGGTACCAAGGTAAAATAGGAAGATTACTTGAACTTGGAGTAGGTGCGATTAAAGTTGATTTTGGTGAAGCAGCTCCCTATACTGGGATTTATGCTTCGGGCAAAACTGGGTTTTATGAGCATAATTTATACCCATTACGATACAACAAAGCCGTAGCAGAAATCACTCAAGAAATAAAAGGAGAGCAGATTATGTGGGCACGTAGTGCTTGGGCGGGGAGTCAACGTTATCCGGTACACTGGGGTGGAGATCCTGCCAATACAAATACGGCCATGGCCGCTACATTAAGGGGAGGACTATCCATAGGGCTTAGCGGTTTTTCATTCTGGAGTCACGATATTGGAGGTTTTGTTCACCCTTGTCCTGAAGATTTATATAGGAGATGGACTCCTTTCGGGATGCTTACATCCCATACGCGTTCCCATGGTTTTCCACCAACTGAGCCTTGGGAGTATGGAGAGCCGTTTCTCTCACAATTTAGGAACGCCGCGAATATGCGCTACCAGTTGATGCCATACATCTATGCACAGGCTAAAAAATGTACCGAAACCGGATTGCCCATGATGCGTGCACTTTTTGTTGAATTTCCAGATGACCCGGGAACTTGGTTGGTGGATGACGAATACCTGTTCGGTGAAGACATCTTGGTTGCTCCTTTATTCGAAGAGATCAAAGAACGAAGCATATACCTGCCTGAAGGAAAGTGGATAGACTATCAAACTGGAAAAGTTTATGATAAAGGATGGCACACGATTACAGCAGGAGAAATACCTGTCGTTATGTTGGTTCGGGATAATACGATTATTCCACATATCAAGCTTGCGCAATCGACCAAATTTATGGACTGGTCCAAAATTGACCTGAAAGTGTACAGTACAGGAGGCGCTAACTCCAATGGAGATATCTGCTTGCCAGAGGATGACAAACTGATTGAAATTTCCGCTACAAAAAGTGAAAATTCTTGGACCTTGAATAAAAACGGAGTAAATACCAAATTTAAAATCATACAATAA
- a CDS encoding glycoside hydrolase family protein gives MRLAIICILTVVLSSCQPKKEKEPAKEFALEFGAAPSTAVFKDSTYSIWGATLTKGNDGLYHMFYSRWLKSLGSAWTTHSEIAHAVSESPFGPFEHKDVALPPRGAEYWDGLCTHNPTIHKFGDTYYLYYMGNTGDGINYSTPTKGKLNWVHRNNQRIGVAVAKDPNGPWERMDVPLVDVGKDSTSIDALCVTNPSVTQGSDGKFLMVYKAVGKKRPGVFGGPVVHCVATSDSPTGPFKKHPDPIFTVEGSDFPAEDPSIYYYKGKYRAIVKDVRGDFTGIWNTLACFESENGIDWQLSANPLASKRQIKWEDGEIEEVELLERPQVYMENGEPKLVLCAVKTTTAEGHEDLRNVQIPLIIGEKILNK, from the coding sequence ATGAGACTAGCTATTATTTGTATCCTTACAGTAGTATTATCCTCTTGCCAACCAAAAAAAGAAAAAGAACCAGCTAAAGAGTTTGCTCTCGAATTTGGTGCTGCACCCAGTACCGCTGTATTCAAAGACAGCACATATAGTATTTGGGGAGCTACGCTTACTAAAGGAAATGACGGATTGTATCATATGTTCTATTCCCGATGGCTTAAATCTTTGGGCAGTGCATGGACAACGCATTCAGAGATTGCACATGCCGTTTCTGAGTCTCCTTTTGGTCCTTTTGAACATAAAGATGTAGCACTTCCACCGAGAGGAGCTGAATATTGGGATGGTCTTTGTACGCACAACCCCACAATCCATAAGTTTGGCGATACGTATTATCTCTACTATATGGGAAATACGGGAGATGGAATCAATTATTCCACGCCAACAAAAGGAAAATTGAATTGGGTGCATCGTAACAATCAACGTATTGGTGTAGCGGTTGCTAAGGATCCAAATGGTCCATGGGAGCGAATGGATGTACCATTGGTAGATGTGGGCAAAGATTCTACATCCATAGATGCGTTATGTGTAACCAACCCTTCGGTAACCCAAGGCTCAGATGGGAAATTTTTGATGGTCTACAAAGCAGTAGGTAAAAAGAGACCGGGTGTCTTCGGAGGACCTGTTGTACATTGCGTGGCTACATCAGACTCCCCGACGGGACCATTCAAGAAACACCCTGATCCAATATTCACTGTTGAGGGAAGTGACTTTCCCGCAGAGGATCCGTCAATTTATTATTACAAAGGTAAATACAGGGCCATTGTTAAAGATGTACGCGGAGATTTTACTGGTATATGGAACACACTGGCATGTTTTGAATCAGAAAATGGAATTGACTGGCAACTGTCAGCTAACCCCCTGGCCTCTAAAAGGCAAATTAAGTGGGAAGATGGAGAAATTGAAGAGGTTGAATTGCTCGAGCGTCCTCAAGTGTATATGGAAAACGGGGAGCCTAAACTAGTACTATGTGCTGTTAAAACGACAACTGCAGAAGGCCATGAAGACCTAAGAAATGTGCAAATACCTCTGATTATCGGAGAGAAGATACTAAATAAATAA